The proteins below come from a single Gordonia pseudamarae genomic window:
- a CDS encoding TerD family protein, with the protein MAIDMSRDRGGPAPDRVTVTVEVDPVGSLGYEVDLSGYALDRTGKVISDKHFVYFNNAATPDGTISLDKQGPEQTLVIDLATLDVEVAQVAVAVTVYGAEVGFGRIPGARITLRRNDAVFADYNLNSGVPDARSVVYGRLVRESAAWKFWAEGTAYPDLAATVASFGVTTG; encoded by the coding sequence ATGGCGATAGACATGAGCAGGGACCGGGGCGGCCCGGCACCGGACCGGGTCACCGTCACCGTGGAGGTCGACCCGGTCGGTTCGCTCGGCTACGAGGTGGACCTGTCCGGCTACGCGCTGGACCGGACGGGAAAGGTCATCTCCGACAAGCACTTCGTCTACTTCAACAACGCCGCCACACCCGACGGGACCATCAGCTTGGACAAGCAGGGACCGGAGCAGACCTTGGTGATCGACCTGGCCACGCTCGACGTGGAGGTCGCGCAGGTCGCGGTCGCGGTCACCGTCTACGGCGCCGAGGTGGGCTTCGGCCGGATCCCGGGAGCGAGGATCACCCTGCGCCGCAACGATGCCGTCTTCGCCGACTACAACCTGAACTCGGGTGTGCCCGACGCCCGGTCGGTGGTGTACGGGCGCCTGGTCCGGGAATCTGCCGCCTGGAAGTTCTGGGCCGAAGGCACCGCCTATCCGGACCTGGCGGCGACCGTCGCGAGCTTCGGCGTCACCACCGGCTGA
- a CDS encoding DUF475 domain-containing protein — MLLRIFGLSFAITIISLIVAFLYGGPEALFLTLILGILEVSLSFDNAVINATVLRRMSEFWQKIFLTIGVLIAVFGMRLVFPLAIVWLTAGLNPVDALDLALNPPAQGETYESIITDAHPQIAAFGGMFLLMLFLGFVLEEKELTWLTWIERPLEKIGKLEALEVVLAIGLLLITAEFIAPDDKRATVMVAGALGMITYIAVNGLGELFHTEQFEEDEDAEEASTAESSTAENVAGNSRKGPSELAKATGKAGFFLFLYLEVLDASFSFDGVIGAFAITADPIIIALGLGLIGAMFVRSLTVYLVRQGTLSEYVYLEHGAHWAIGALALILLYSIGTHVPEVVTGLVGVVLIGAALISSVIRRRNEQAKELASV; from the coding sequence GTGCTACTTCGCATCTTCGGACTCTCGTTCGCCATCACGATCATCTCGCTGATCGTCGCGTTCCTCTATGGCGGGCCCGAGGCCCTCTTCCTCACCCTGATCCTCGGTATTCTCGAGGTCAGCCTGTCCTTCGACAACGCCGTCATCAACGCCACCGTCCTGCGCCGGATGAGTGAGTTCTGGCAGAAGATCTTCCTCACCATCGGTGTGCTCATCGCCGTTTTCGGTATGCGCCTGGTGTTCCCGCTGGCCATCGTGTGGCTCACCGCGGGCCTGAACCCGGTCGACGCCCTCGACCTCGCGCTCAACCCACCGGCCCAGGGCGAAACCTACGAATCGATCATCACCGACGCCCACCCGCAGATCGCGGCGTTCGGCGGCATGTTCCTGCTGATGCTCTTCCTCGGCTTCGTGCTGGAGGAGAAGGAGCTGACCTGGCTCACGTGGATCGAACGTCCACTGGAGAAGATCGGCAAACTCGAAGCACTCGAGGTCGTCCTGGCCATCGGTCTGCTGCTCATCACGGCCGAATTCATCGCCCCCGACGACAAGCGGGCCACTGTCATGGTGGCCGGTGCCCTCGGCATGATCACCTACATCGCGGTCAACGGGCTCGGCGAACTGTTCCACACCGAGCAGTTCGAGGAGGACGAGGACGCAGAGGAGGCATCCACCGCGGAATCGTCCACGGCAGAGAACGTCGCCGGCAACAGCCGCAAGGGCCCGAGCGAACTGGCCAAGGCCACCGGTAAGGCCGGCTTCTTCCTGTTCCTCTACCTTGAGGTGCTCGATGCGTCGTTCTCGTTCGACGGCGTGATCGGCGCGTTCGCGATCACCGCCGACCCGATCATCATCGCGCTGGGTCTCGGCCTGATCGGCGCCATGTTCGTGCGTTCGCTGACGGTGTACCTGGTCCGCCAGGGCACCCTGTCGGAGTACGTGTACCTCGAGCACGGTGCGCACTGGGCGATCGGCGCACTCGCGCTGATCCTGCTGTACTCCATCGGTACCCACGTGCCCGAGGTCGTCACCGGCCTCGTCGGCGTGGTGCTCATCGGCGCGGCGCTCATCTCAAGCGTCATCCGCCGCCGCAACGAGCAGGCCAAGGAATTGGCCTCGGTCTGA
- a CDS encoding TerD family protein — MGVSLSKGGNVSLSKEAPGLTAVSVGLGWDVRTTTGADFDLDASAIALGPDKKTLSDQHFVFFNNLRSPEGSIEHLGDNLTGSGDGDDEVINVDLAGTPPTIDSIVFPVSIYDAETRAQSFGQVRNAYIRVLNQANGQEIARYDLTEDASTETAMVFGELYRHGADWKFRAVGQGYASGLRGIAQDFGVNV, encoded by the coding sequence ATGGGCGTGAGCCTGAGCAAGGGCGGAAATGTCTCGCTGAGCAAGGAGGCCCCCGGCCTCACCGCGGTCTCGGTCGGCCTCGGCTGGGATGTCCGGACCACCACCGGCGCCGACTTCGACCTCGACGCCAGCGCCATCGCGCTGGGACCGGACAAGAAGACGCTGTCCGATCAGCACTTCGTGTTCTTCAACAACCTCCGTTCGCCCGAGGGCTCGATCGAGCACCTGGGCGACAACCTGACCGGCAGCGGCGACGGCGACGACGAGGTGATCAACGTCGACCTGGCGGGCACCCCCCCGACCATCGACTCGATCGTCTTCCCCGTCTCCATCTACGACGCGGAGACCCGCGCACAGTCGTTCGGCCAGGTCCGCAACGCCTACATCCGCGTGCTCAACCAGGCCAACGGCCAGGAGATCGCCCGCTACGACCTGACCGAGGACGCCTCCACCGAGACCGCGATGGTCTTCGGTGAGCTGTACCGGCACGGCGCCGACTGGAAGTTCCGCGCGGTCGGCCAGGGCTATGCCTCGGGTCTGCGCGGTATCGCGCAAGACTTCGGCGTCAACGTCTGA
- a CDS encoding GmrSD restriction endonuclease domain-containing protein, which translates to MPSGMPTAGWFADPAGTGRMRWWDGTAWSDRYADADGLPPFTPPPDPTGSPGAPRRRPRRWLWPAGVGALIVGLLVVVGLVGSPDDDEVDTAAVTASTTAASGGSPSTPSGPSVSDRASTTEPMSTTRMLGREATAALRRLDELDVKGRAPKTGYSRSEFGSGWSDDVDVDGGHNGCDTRNDMLKDLDEVTVKSGTRGCVVLSGTLHDPYTGRDIAFVRGEGTSSAVQIDHVVALSDAWQKGAQRLTVDERRNLANDPVNLQPTDGPTNSRKGDGDAATWLPPNRSYRCTYVARQIEVKAKYRLWVTAAEKLAMQRVLATCGATTTDSTVSRKPTTTDRTTTVPKDSETTTATPRRVLETSTDEVTEAPTTTAAPTTGDGGGSVRYSSCAQVRAAGKAPIHAGDPGYSRTLDRDGDGVACE; encoded by the coding sequence ATGCCATCAGGTATGCCGACCGCGGGATGGTTCGCCGATCCGGCGGGCACTGGGCGAATGCGCTGGTGGGACGGGACCGCATGGTCCGACCGCTATGCCGACGCCGACGGCCTGCCACCGTTCACGCCGCCGCCGGACCCGACCGGGTCACCGGGCGCGCCCCGCCGCCGGCCTCGTCGATGGCTGTGGCCGGCAGGTGTCGGTGCGCTGATCGTCGGGTTGCTCGTCGTCGTGGGGCTTGTCGGCTCACCGGATGACGATGAGGTCGACACCGCTGCCGTCACCGCGTCCACCACCGCCGCGTCCGGCGGTTCGCCATCGACCCCGTCCGGCCCGTCCGTCTCGGACCGCGCCTCGACCACCGAGCCGATGTCGACCACCCGGATGCTGGGCCGGGAGGCGACGGCGGCGCTGCGTCGGCTCGACGAACTCGATGTGAAGGGGCGCGCGCCCAAGACCGGGTACAGCCGGTCGGAGTTCGGCAGCGGGTGGTCCGACGATGTCGACGTCGACGGCGGGCACAACGGCTGCGACACCCGCAACGACATGCTCAAGGATCTCGACGAAGTCACCGTCAAATCCGGCACCCGCGGCTGCGTCGTCCTGTCGGGGACCCTGCACGACCCGTACACCGGCCGCGATATCGCCTTCGTGCGCGGGGAGGGCACGTCGTCGGCGGTACAGATCGACCACGTCGTCGCCCTGTCGGATGCCTGGCAGAAGGGAGCGCAGCGGCTCACCGTGGACGAACGCCGCAACCTCGCCAACGATCCGGTCAACCTGCAGCCCACCGACGGCCCCACCAACTCGCGGAAGGGTGACGGCGACGCGGCGACGTGGCTGCCGCCGAACCGGTCGTATCGGTGCACCTATGTCGCCCGTCAGATCGAGGTGAAGGCGAAGTACCGCCTGTGGGTGACGGCGGCGGAGAAGTTGGCGATGCAACGGGTGCTCGCCACCTGCGGTGCCACGACGACCGACTCGACGGTCTCGCGGAAGCCGACCACCACCGATCGCACCACCACCGTGCCGAAGGATTCGGAGACCACGACGGCAACCCCGAGGCGGGTACTGGAAACCTCGACGGACGAGGTGACCGAGGCCCCGACGACGACTGCCGCCCCGACGACAGGGGACGGCGGGGGCAGCGTCCGCTACTCCAGTTGCGCACAGGTCCGGGCGGCGGGCAAGGCGCCTATTCATGCAGGTGATCCGGGCTATTCACGCACACTGGACCGGGACGGCGACGGTGTCGCGTGTGAATAG
- a CDS encoding CocE/NonD family hydrolase — translation MTRRRGERPKIGFRAAALATVSAVVVGLGGAGVATADPTGGPAGKQWTATHDGKQKYAGVSVRTDVPIRMSDGTVLRADIYRPADARQRPVDTRTPVIVNLTPYTKLLTSLGSAVIQHPVLEPFLDQVLSKVRLTGPLRGGDDLIGTIRDKGIKTMMVDDNLIRSGYTQVVVDVRGTGFSQGTWDVFRSREQMDTIEVINWAAAQKWSDGKIGMAGVSYSGINQIYAAKMAPKALKAIFPVEPGGDLIRDVVAPGGGLGVGFLPLWLTLVNATKLIPNVASMMNGTFDWKWLADRMSEPGTFYPQLLAALTVPDIASIPPNLKSLLDESSDERSSWLSGADKITVPTMIYGGWFDLFTNSEVRMFNRIPLPPNKKKLIMGDGYHITIGAGQFGKNGTPSRLDVLQRAWFDKWLKGIDNGIDEYGPVVLQNVGDNWITADQFPRAGMHRQRLYLSDRRSGTAPYAVRDGSLTTAKVNSRGRLTVSPGLATVCSRDSAQQTIGVVAVLPVCSDDARFSERDALTFTSAPVATTRSVSGYTNVRLNTVLDATDGYWVATLNDVAPDGTSKVLASGQLVASLRDYDAAKSEFAPNGDVIDPHLTMTLSARQPVTPGRPVTVDIGLLPTEAKIRAGHRLRVDVFAMNLPRGLPLRPLLNASQLRPQHIRLDPDRPSFVNLPISKPLG, via the coding sequence ATGACTCGGCGGCGGGGAGAGCGCCCGAAGATCGGATTTCGAGCGGCGGCGCTGGCAACGGTGTCGGCGGTCGTGGTCGGCCTGGGCGGAGCGGGTGTGGCCACGGCCGATCCGACCGGAGGCCCGGCAGGCAAACAGTGGACGGCCACACACGACGGCAAACAAAAGTACGCCGGGGTGAGTGTGCGGACCGACGTCCCGATCCGGATGAGCGACGGCACCGTCCTGCGGGCCGACATCTACCGTCCCGCGGACGCCCGGCAGCGGCCCGTCGACACCAGGACGCCGGTCATCGTCAACCTGACCCCGTACACCAAACTGCTCACCTCGCTGGGGTCGGCGGTCATCCAGCACCCGGTGCTCGAGCCGTTCCTGGATCAGGTCCTGTCCAAGGTGCGCCTGACCGGCCCGTTGCGCGGTGGTGACGACCTGATCGGCACCATCCGCGACAAGGGCATCAAGACGATGATGGTCGATGACAACCTCATTCGCAGCGGCTATACCCAGGTCGTCGTCGACGTGCGCGGCACCGGTTTCTCCCAGGGCACGTGGGATGTGTTCCGCAGCCGGGAGCAGATGGACACCATCGAGGTCATCAACTGGGCGGCCGCACAGAAGTGGTCCGACGGCAAGATCGGCATGGCCGGGGTGTCGTATTCGGGGATCAACCAGATTTACGCCGCCAAGATGGCGCCCAAGGCGCTCAAGGCGATTTTCCCCGTCGAGCCGGGCGGCGACCTGATCCGCGACGTGGTGGCGCCGGGCGGCGGACTCGGTGTCGGGTTCCTGCCGCTGTGGCTGACATTGGTCAACGCCACCAAGCTGATCCCGAACGTCGCGTCGATGATGAACGGCACCTTCGACTGGAAGTGGCTGGCCGACAGGATGAGTGAGCCGGGCACCTTCTACCCGCAACTTCTCGCAGCGCTGACCGTTCCGGATATCGCGTCGATCCCGCCGAATCTGAAGAGCCTGTTGGACGAGAGTTCCGACGAACGTTCGTCGTGGCTGTCGGGTGCCGACAAGATCACCGTGCCCACCATGATCTATGGCGGCTGGTTCGATCTGTTCACCAACAGCGAGGTGCGGATGTTCAACCGGATCCCGTTGCCGCCGAACAAGAAGAAGCTGATCATGGGCGACGGCTACCACATCACGATCGGTGCCGGGCAGTTCGGCAAGAACGGCACCCCGTCGCGCCTGGACGTGCTGCAACGAGCCTGGTTCGACAAGTGGCTCAAGGGCATCGACAACGGTATCGACGAGTACGGGCCGGTGGTCCTGCAGAACGTGGGCGACAACTGGATCACCGCCGACCAGTTCCCGCGCGCCGGAATGCACCGTCAGCGCCTATATCTGAGCGACAGGCGTTCGGGCACGGCACCGTACGCGGTGCGCGACGGATCGCTCACGACCGCGAAGGTGAACTCGCGTGGGCGACTAACTGTCTCGCCGGGTCTGGCGACCGTCTGTTCCCGTGACAGTGCGCAGCAGACGATCGGTGTCGTCGCCGTCCTCCCGGTGTGTTCGGACGATGCACGGTTCTCCGAGCGTGACGCGCTCACCTTCACCAGTGCCCCCGTGGCCACCACCCGCAGCGTGTCCGGCTACACCAACGTGCGGCTGAACACGGTGCTCGACGCCACCGACGGCTACTGGGTGGCCACCCTCAACGATGTTGCGCCGGACGGTACGTCCAAGGTGCTCGCATCCGGTCAGCTGGTCGCGTCGCTGCGTGACTACGACGCCGCCAAGTCGGAGTTCGCCCCCAACGGCGACGTCATCGACCCGCACCTCACGATGACGCTGAGTGCACGGCAACCGGTCACTCCGGGTAGGCCGGTGACCGTCGACATCGGTCTGCTGCCCACCGAGGCAAAGATCAGGGCCGGGCACCGGCTCCGCGTCGACGTGTTCGCGATGAACCTGCCGCGCGGTCTGCCGTTGCGTCCGTTGCTCAACGCCTCCCAGCTCAGGCCGCAGCACATTCGGCTCGACCCCGATCGGCCGAGCTTTGTGAACCTGCCGATTTCGAAACCCCTGGGCTGA
- a CDS encoding MarR family winged helix-turn-helix transcriptional regulator has protein sequence MTREMEIPDTLLGTVGNAELADTIFALLSAMLRHRPREMSMTSSSTLSALFTDGPMRVTALAARQGVTQPTMTTLVHSLERDGLVVRRADPADGRASLVKLTESGAELVRARRREYTEIAEGYVRMLADDDRRALADAVPAIRALESLMRGERS, from the coding sequence GTGACCCGCGAAATGGAAATACCGGACACGCTGCTCGGTACGGTGGGCAATGCCGAGCTGGCGGATACGATCTTCGCGCTGCTGAGCGCGATGCTCCGGCACCGGCCGCGCGAGATGAGTATGACCTCGTCCTCGACGCTGTCGGCGCTGTTCACCGACGGCCCGATGCGGGTCACCGCCCTCGCCGCCCGGCAGGGGGTCACGCAGCCAACGATGACCACCCTGGTGCACTCGCTCGAACGCGACGGCCTGGTGGTGCGGCGGGCTGACCCCGCCGACGGCCGGGCCTCCCTGGTCAAGCTCACCGAAAGCGGCGCCGAGCTGGTCCGCGCCCGTCGGCGCGAGTACACCGAGATCGCCGAGGGCTATGTGCGGATGCTCGCCGACGACGATCGCAGGGCACTGGCCGACGCGGTGCCGGCGATCAGGGCACTCGAGTCACTGATGCGCGGTGAACGGTCCTGA
- a CDS encoding NAD(P)-dependent alcohol dehydrogenase yields MKAIQFIAPGQPPELREVDKPTPGPGQVLLKITAAGACHSDDFVLNAPAGAFDYPLPMTLGHEGVGVIAEVGSGVRTVSEGTAVAVYGPWGCGTCYRCAEGQENYCLNAAELSITPPGLGTDGAMAEYLLVDDPRHLVPLGDLDPVGSVALTDAGLTPYHAIKASLPKLVGGTTAVVIGAGGLGHVGIQLLRHLTASRIIAVDVSEDKLAFAKEVGAHEAVLSNEDTVAEVRKFTGKQGATAVFDFVGYQPTIDMAMAMVGVLGDVTIVGIGDGVAAAKVGFFAQPYEVSVRAPYWGSRSELIEVLDLARDGVVRVETERFGLDDGLEAYRRLAAGTLRGRAVVVPD; encoded by the coding sequence ATGAAGGCGATCCAGTTCATTGCCCCCGGACAACCCCCCGAATTGCGTGAGGTGGACAAGCCCACGCCAGGCCCCGGACAGGTGCTGCTCAAGATCACCGCCGCCGGGGCCTGCCATTCCGATGACTTCGTGCTCAACGCCCCGGCCGGGGCATTCGACTACCCATTGCCGATGACACTCGGTCACGAGGGCGTCGGAGTGATCGCCGAGGTGGGTTCCGGCGTACGGACGGTGTCCGAGGGAACGGCGGTCGCGGTGTACGGGCCGTGGGGCTGCGGCACCTGCTACCGGTGCGCCGAAGGTCAGGAGAACTATTGCCTGAACGCGGCCGAACTGTCCATCACACCGCCGGGGCTCGGCACCGACGGCGCCATGGCCGAATATCTGCTCGTCGATGACCCCCGCCACCTCGTGCCACTCGGAGACCTCGATCCGGTCGGCTCGGTGGCGCTCACCGACGCCGGTCTGACCCCGTATCACGCGATCAAGGCCTCGCTGCCCAAACTGGTCGGTGGCACCACCGCCGTCGTCATCGGCGCGGGCGGACTCGGGCATGTCGGGATCCAGTTGCTGCGCCACCTCACCGCCTCCCGGATCATCGCCGTCGACGTCTCCGAGGACAAGCTGGCGTTCGCGAAGGAGGTCGGGGCCCACGAGGCTGTGCTCAGCAACGAGGACACCGTCGCCGAGGTCCGCAAGTTCACCGGGAAGCAGGGCGCGACGGCGGTCTTCGACTTCGTCGGATACCAGCCGACCATCGACATGGCGATGGCCATGGTCGGGGTGCTCGGCGACGTCACCATCGTCGGCATCGGCGACGGGGTGGCCGCCGCCAAGGTCGGCTTCTTCGCACAGCCGTACGAGGTGTCGGTCCGGGCGCCCTACTGGGGCTCACGGAGCGAGCTCATCGAGGTGCTCGACCTGGCCCGGGACGGAGTTGTGCGGGTCGAGACCGAGAGGTTCGGTCTCGACGACGGATTGGAGGCATACCGGCGGCTGGCCGCGGGCACTCTGCGTGGCCGGGCCGTGGTGGTCCCGGACTAG
- the helR gene encoding RNA polymerase recycling motor ATPase HelR: MNHAFNLPESLAHKSDSRFIGGDGAHFAAIDAALGHTVATLTARIDALRRAPGGAGHHAMERDMDIHRTHTRLATIERYGLDLCLGRMVGTDGTVTYIGRLGLTDPMGEQLLVDWRTPAAEPFFTATLADPRGLTSRRRYRWSHGSIVDFWDESLTADTPPDLVLDRDSAFLAGLSGGRGEKMRDVLGTIAADQDAIIRAGSAGTLVVDGGPGTGKTVVALHRAAYLLYADPRLSGQRGSVLVVGPHRPYLSYVADVLPGLGEQGVLTCTIADMVPESASAAAESDPEVARLKASAAMVAAIEPAVRFYEESPGTALRIETYWGEATLTPNDWAEAFAEADPAATHNDARDAVWEKLLEIMLESLPGVESGERGRACASLRRNRALTTAFNRAWPLLDPTDIVGDLWSVPAYLARCAPQLNRTEVTLLQRDDPGAWTTSDLPLLDAARRRIGDPENTRRRHRHAAALRAERARMDDVIDDVIDADDSEMQVASMLRSADLRNALDDHTVSPVADPDETAGPFAHIVVDEAQELTDAQWQMLISRCPARSFTVVGDRAQARDGFTESWTARLGRVGLRHIAVAGLSVNYRTPVEIMAEAEPLIRAAVPDANVPRSIRSSGLPVIRAGIDDLDAVLDAWLRENPDGTGCVIGGSGPAHHPRIRTFTPGTAKGLEFDLVVLVRPESFGAGVAGAVDRYVAMTRATQRLVILS; the protein is encoded by the coding sequence ATGAACCACGCGTTCAATCTCCCGGAATCCCTTGCCCACAAATCTGATTCACGGTTCATCGGCGGCGACGGCGCGCACTTCGCGGCCATCGACGCCGCACTCGGCCACACCGTCGCCACCCTGACCGCCCGCATCGACGCCCTGCGTAGAGCACCCGGCGGAGCCGGACATCATGCGATGGAACGCGACATGGACATCCACCGCACCCACACCCGGCTGGCCACAATCGAGCGGTACGGGCTTGATCTGTGTCTGGGCCGAATGGTCGGCACCGACGGAACCGTCACCTACATCGGCAGACTCGGACTGACCGATCCGATGGGTGAGCAGTTGCTGGTGGATTGGCGCACACCAGCGGCCGAACCGTTCTTCACCGCCACCCTCGCCGACCCGCGCGGCCTGACCAGCAGACGCCGCTACCGCTGGTCGCACGGATCGATTGTCGATTTCTGGGACGAATCGCTGACCGCCGACACACCACCCGATCTCGTTCTCGACCGCGACTCGGCGTTCCTGGCAGGGTTGAGCGGCGGCCGGGGCGAGAAGATGCGGGATGTACTCGGCACCATCGCCGCCGACCAGGACGCGATCATCCGGGCCGGGTCGGCGGGGACCCTCGTCGTCGACGGCGGGCCGGGAACGGGCAAAACCGTTGTCGCCCTGCACCGGGCCGCCTACCTGCTGTACGCGGACCCGCGGTTGAGCGGACAGCGGGGCTCGGTGCTGGTGGTGGGGCCGCACCGGCCGTATCTGTCGTATGTGGCCGACGTACTGCCCGGACTCGGCGAACAGGGCGTACTGACGTGCACGATCGCCGATATGGTGCCCGAATCGGCGTCGGCGGCGGCCGAATCCGACCCGGAGGTCGCACGACTGAAGGCGTCGGCGGCGATGGTGGCAGCGATCGAACCGGCGGTACGGTTCTACGAGGAATCCCCGGGTACCGCGTTGCGCATCGAAACATATTGGGGTGAGGCGACACTCACGCCCAACGATTGGGCCGAGGCGTTCGCCGAGGCCGATCCCGCCGCGACGCACAACGATGCCCGCGACGCGGTGTGGGAGAAGCTGCTGGAGATCATGCTGGAATCCTTGCCCGGCGTCGAATCCGGCGAGCGCGGCCGGGCATGCGCCTCGCTACGCCGCAATAGGGCCCTCACCACCGCGTTCAACCGGGCGTGGCCCCTGCTGGACCCGACCGACATCGTCGGCGACCTATGGTCGGTGCCCGCCTACCTCGCCAGGTGTGCGCCGCAGCTGAACCGCACCGAAGTGACTCTGCTGCAGCGCGACGACCCCGGCGCGTGGACCACCTCCGATCTGCCGTTGCTCGATGCCGCGCGACGACGCATCGGCGATCCCGAGAACACCCGGCGCCGGCACCGCCACGCCGCCGCACTCCGCGCCGAACGTGCCCGGATGGACGATGTCATCGACGACGTGATCGACGCCGACGACAGCGAGATGCAGGTCGCCTCGATGCTACGTTCGGCCGATCTGCGCAACGCCCTCGACGACCACACCGTCTCGCCCGTCGCCGATCCCGACGAGACGGCCGGGCCGTTCGCGCATATCGTGGTCGACGAGGCCCAGGAACTCACCGACGCCCAGTGGCAGATGCTGATCAGCCGTTGTCCGGCACGCAGTTTCACAGTTGTCGGCGATCGGGCACAAGCGCGCGACGGGTTCACCGAGTCGTGGACCGCCCGGCTCGGACGGGTCGGGTTGCGCCACATCGCGGTGGCCGGTCTGTCGGTCAACTACCGCACCCCGGTCGAGATCATGGCCGAGGCCGAGCCGCTGATCCGGGCAGCCGTTCCCGACGCCAATGTGCCCCGGTCGATCCGGTCGTCCGGGCTCCCGGTGATCCGGGCCGGGATCGATGACCTGGACGCCGTGCTCGATGCGTGGCTCCGCGAGAATCCCGATGGAACCGGTTGTGTGATAGGTGGATCCGGTCCGGCACACCACCCCCGGATCAGGACCTTCACCCCGGGCACCGCCAAAGGCCTGGAGTTCGATCTGGTGGTGCTGGTGCGGCCCGAGTCGTTCGGCGCCGGGGTGGCCGGCGCCGTCGACAGGTATGTGGCGATGACCCGCGCCACGCAGCGGTTGGTGATCCTGAGCTGA
- a CDS encoding competence/damage-inducible protein A, whose protein sequence is MNARAGIIVTGTEVLTGRIADRNGPWVSEQLLGFGVDVAHITLCGDRPDDLTAQLRFLADEGVDLIVTTGGLGPTADDLTVAGVAGFCGLTLRHDPELEQHITDILRRWRGIDGRLPAAAAAGVHKQAYVPDGARHIPPTGTAPGIAISRTDSVPAIIVLPGPPRELRAMWPAAVATPAFTDVIAALPALREETIRAYRLSEAELADTLRLAEHEIPDFDSLEITTCIRGGEIDMVTRFAEDPSSPVAGSAEHSPQPRSPGGRAYARLVDLLTDRHRAQIFSTDGSTVDDLLAAALTGRMIGTAESCTGGKVAARLTDRAGSSAYTAGGVVSYSNEVKTNVLGVPAEMIAEHGAVSEQVAEAMADGARRVLGTDIAVSTTGIAGPDGGSPEKPVGTVCFGISVSGSPTRTHTIRFPGDRATVRALTVTAALHLILEAVGS, encoded by the coding sequence GTGAACGCACGCGCAGGAATCATCGTCACCGGAACCGAGGTCCTGACCGGCCGGATCGCCGACCGCAACGGGCCGTGGGTATCCGAACAACTCCTGGGATTCGGCGTCGACGTCGCCCACATCACCCTCTGCGGCGACCGTCCCGACGACCTCACCGCGCAACTGCGGTTCCTCGCCGACGAGGGCGTCGACCTGATCGTCACCACCGGCGGACTCGGGCCCACCGCCGACGATCTGACCGTCGCGGGCGTCGCCGGGTTCTGCGGACTCACGCTGCGGCACGACCCGGAACTCGAACAGCACATCACCGACATCCTGCGGCGCTGGCGCGGCATCGACGGCCGGCTGCCCGCGGCCGCCGCCGCCGGGGTGCACAAACAGGCGTATGTCCCGGACGGCGCGCGGCATATCCCGCCGACCGGCACCGCACCCGGCATCGCCATCTCGCGCACGGACTCGGTGCCCGCGATCATCGTGCTGCCCGGCCCGCCTCGGGAACTGCGGGCGATGTGGCCGGCCGCCGTCGCCACCCCGGCGTTCACCGACGTCATCGCCGCGCTGCCGGCGTTGCGGGAGGAGACGATCCGCGCGTATCGGCTGTCGGAGGCCGAACTCGCCGACACCCTGCGTCTGGCCGAGCACGAGATACCCGATTTCGACTCCCTGGAGATCACCACCTGCATCCGGGGCGGCGAAATCGACATGGTCACCCGGTTCGCCGAGGACCCTTCTTCCCCGGTGGCGGGGTCTGCCGAACACTCCCCGCAGCCCCGCTCGCCCGGCGGCCGGGCGTACGCGCGTCTGGTCGATCTGCTGACCGACCGTCACCGCGCACAGATCTTCTCCACCGACGGATCCACCGTCGACGACCTGCTGGCCGCCGCCCTGACGGGACGGATGATCGGGACCGCCGAGTCCTGCACCGGTGGAAAGGTCGCCGCCCGGCTCACCGACCGCGCGGGATCGTCGGCGTATACGGCGGGCGGGGTGGTGTCGTACTCGAACGAGGTGAAGACGAACGTCCTGGGCGTACCGGCCGAGATGATCGCCGAGCACGGCGCCGTCAGCGAGCAGGTGGCCGAGGCGATGGCCGACGGTGCGCGGCGCGTCCTGGGCACCGACATCGCCGTCTCCACCACCGGGATCGCCGGCCCCGATGGCGGGTCTCCGGAAAAGCCCGTGGGCACTGTATGTTTCGGAATCTCCGTGTCCGGTTCGCCCACCCGGACCCACACCATCCGGTTCCCGGGCGACCGCGCCACCGTCCGCGCTCTCACCGTCACGGCCGCGCTGCATCTGATCCTGGAAGCCGTCGGGAGCTGA